From Motacilla alba alba isolate MOTALB_02 chromosome 4A, Motacilla_alba_V1.0_pri, whole genome shotgun sequence, one genomic window encodes:
- the LOC119712932 gene encoding H(+)/Cl(-) exchange transporter 5 isoform X3, with product MVSHGRWGHRLSWGLEALAMDQKGFRRGSFQSATSDEDMLEVAGASMDFSMGDDDPPLDREMGGFSSYNGGGMNGTSAMMDFLEEPLPGVGTYEDFNTIDWVREKSRDRDRHREITNRSKESTWALLHSVSDAFSGWLLMLLIGLLAGSLAGLIDISAHWMTDLKEGVCLAGFWFNHEHCCWKSNTTFTDRDKCPEWKSWSQLILGHGEGAFAYILNYLMYVIWALMFSLLAVLLVKGFAPYACGSGIPEIKTILSGFIIRGYLGKWTLVIKTITLVLAVSSGLSLGKEGPLVHVACCCGNILCHLFTKYRKNEAKRREVLSAAAAAGVSVAFGAPIGGVLFSLEEVSYYFPLKTLWRSFFAALVAAFTLRSINPFGNSRLVLFYVEFHMPWHLLELVPFILLGIFGGLWGAFFIRSNIAWCRRRKTTRLGKYPVLEVIVVTAITAILAFPNEYTRMSTSELISELFNDCGILDSSKLCEYVNDFNSTKGDDLPDRAAGPGVYTAMWQLALALIMKVFITIFTFGMKVPSGLFIPSMAVGAIAGRLLGVAVEQLAFYHHDWAIFSGWCSQGADCITPGLYAMVGAAACLGGVTRMTVSLVVIMFELTGGLEYIVPLMAAAMTSKWVADAIGREGIYDAHIRLNGYPFLEAKEEFSHKTRAMDVMRPRKNDPPLTVITQDTMTVEDVETIVTSTTYSGYPVVVSRASQRLVGFVLRRDLIISIENARKKQDGIVSTSIICFTDYCPPLPPSSPSVLKLRSILDLSPFTVTDETPMEIVVDIFRKLGLRQCLVTHNGKLLGIITKKDVLKHIAQMANQDPDSILFN from the exons ATGGTGTCACACGGGCGCTGGGGACACCGGCTGTCCTGGG GTTTGGAAGCTCTGGCCATGGATCAGAAGGGCTTTCGTCGGGGGAGCTTCCAGAGTGCCACCAGCGATGAGGATATGCTGGAAGTGGCTGGAGCATCCATGGATTTCTCCATGGGCGACGATGACCCACCACTCGACAGGGAGATGGGAG GCTTTTCCTCATATAATGGAGGAGGGATGAACGGCACGAGTGCCATGATGGATTTCCTGGAGGAGCCTCTTCCTGGCGTGGGCACCTACGAAGATTTTAACACCATAGACTGGGTGCGAGAGAAGTCCAGGGATCGagacaggcacagggag ATCACCAACAGAAGCAAGGAGTCCACCTGGGCCCTGCTGCACAGCGTGAGCGACGCCTTCTCTGGCTGGCTGTTGATGCTCCTCATTGGTTTGTTGGCAG GTTCCTTGGCAGGTCTGATCGACATTTCTGCCCACTGGATGACAGATCTGAAGGAAGGAGTGTGTTTGGCAGGGTTCTGGTTCAACCatgagcactgctgctggaaatcCAACACCACCTTCACCGACAGGGACAAGTGTCCTGAGTGGAAGAGCTGGTCCCAGCTTATCCTTGGCCATGGAGAG GGCGCCTTTGCATATATCCTCAACTACTTAATGTACGTTATCTGGGCCTTGATGTTCTCCCTCCTTGCTGTGCTCCTGGTGAAGGGCTTTGCTCCCTATGCCTGTGGCTCAGGGATCCCAGAG ATCAAAACTATCTTAAGTGGTTTCATCATTAGAGGCTACCTGGGCAAGTGGACGCTGGTCATCAAAACCATCaccctggtgctggctgtgtcctcggggctgagcctgggcaaggaggggCCCCTGGTCCACGTggcctgctgctgtgggaacatCCTGTGCCACCTCTTCACCAAGTACCGCAAGAACGAGGCCAAGCGCAGGGAG gtgctgtcagcagctgctgccgcCGGTGTGTCTGTGGCTTTTGGAGCTCCCATTGGAGGAGTGCTCTTCAGCCTAGAGGAG GTGAGTTACTACTTCCCTCTGAAGACCCTCTGGCGTTCCTTCTTCGCCGCGCTGGTCGCTGCCTTCACCCTGCGCTCCATCAACCCCTTCGGCAACAGCCGCCTCGTGCTCTTCTACGTGGAGTTCCACATGCCATGGcatctgctggagctggtgccCTTCATCCTGCTGGGAATATTTGGTGGGCTCTGGGGAGCTTTCTTCATCCGCAGCAACATTGCCTGGTGCAGGCGGCGCAAGACGACGCGTCTGGGCAAGTACCCGGTTCTGGAGGTGATCGTGGTGACGGCCATCACGGCCATCCTGGCCTTCCCCAACGAGTACACCAGGATGAGCACCAGCGAGCTGATCTCGGAGCTCTTCAACGACTGTGGGATTTTGGACTCGTCCAAGCTCTGCGAGTACGTGAACGATTTCAACAGCACCAAGGGGGACGACCTGCCTGAccgcgccgccggccccggcgTGTACACGGCCATGTGGCAGCTGGCACTGGCCCTCATCATGAAGGTCTTCATCACAATCTTCACCTTTGGCATGAAG GTGCCCTCGGGGCTCTTCATCCCCAGCATGGCCGTGGGGGCCATTGCGGGCCGGCTGCTGGGGGTGGCCGTGGAGCAGCTGGCCTTCTACCACCACGACTGGGCCATCTTCAGCGGCTGGTGCAGCCAGGGCGCCGACTGCATCACCCCTGGCCTCTATGCCATGGTGGGCGCCGCCGCCTGTCTGG GGGGGGTGACCCGGATGACCGTGTCGCTGGTGGTCATCATGTTCGAGCTCACCGGGGGGCTGGAGTACATCGTGCCCCTGATGGCAGCAGCCATGACCAGCAAGTGGGTGGCCGACGCCATCGGCCGCGAGGGCATCTACGACGCCCACATCCGCCTGAACGGCTACCCCTTCCTGGAGGCCAAGGAGGAGTTCTCGCACAAGACACGGGCCATGGACGTGATGCGGCCGCGCAAGAACGACCCTCCCCTGACGGTCATCACGCAGGACACCATGACCGTGGAGGACGTGGAGACCATCGTCACCAGCACCACCTACAGCGGCTACCCCGTGGTGGTGTCCCGGGCGTCCCAGCGCCTGGTGGGGTTTGTCCTCAGGAGAGACCTCATCATTTCCATCG aaaACGCCCGGAAGAAACAGGATGGGATCGTGAGCACCTCAATTATTTGTTTCACTGACTACTGTCCCCCCCTGCCTCCGAGCTCCCCGTCTGTGCTGAAGCTCAGGAGCATCCTGGACCTCAGTCCCTTCACGGTGACAGACGAGACACCCATGGAGATCGTGGTGGACATTTTCCGCAAGCTGGGGTTGCGCCAGTGCCTGGTCACTCACAACGG gaaGCTGCTGGGGATCATTACCAAAAAGGATGTACTAAAGCACATTGCACAGATGGCCAACCAGGACCCTGATTCCATCCTCTTCAACTAG
- the LOC119712932 gene encoding H(+)/Cl(-) exchange transporter 5 isoform X2, with protein sequence MRMRGAWPRQATPAPPEQPPEGPRAPGPGRARPERAGRGLEALAMDQKGFRRGSFQSATSDEDMLEVAGASMDFSMGDDDPPLDREMGGFSSYNGGGMNGTSAMMDFLEEPLPGVGTYEDFNTIDWVREKSRDRDRHREITNRSKESTWALLHSVSDAFSGWLLMLLIGLLAGSLAGLIDISAHWMTDLKEGVCLAGFWFNHEHCCWKSNTTFTDRDKCPEWKSWSQLILGHGEGAFAYILNYLMYVIWALMFSLLAVLLVKGFAPYACGSGIPEIKTILSGFIIRGYLGKWTLVIKTITLVLAVSSGLSLGKEGPLVHVACCCGNILCHLFTKYRKNEAKRREVLSAAAAAGVSVAFGAPIGGVLFSLEEVSYYFPLKTLWRSFFAALVAAFTLRSINPFGNSRLVLFYVEFHMPWHLLELVPFILLGIFGGLWGAFFIRSNIAWCRRRKTTRLGKYPVLEVIVVTAITAILAFPNEYTRMSTSELISELFNDCGILDSSKLCEYVNDFNSTKGDDLPDRAAGPGVYTAMWQLALALIMKVFITIFTFGMKVPSGLFIPSMAVGAIAGRLLGVAVEQLAFYHHDWAIFSGWCSQGADCITPGLYAMVGAAACLGGVTRMTVSLVVIMFELTGGLEYIVPLMAAAMTSKWVADAIGREGIYDAHIRLNGYPFLEAKEEFSHKTRAMDVMRPRKNDPPLTVITQDTMTVEDVETIVTSTTYSGYPVVVSRASQRLVGFVLRRDLIISIENARKKQDGIVSTSIICFTDYCPPLPPSSPSVLKLRSILDLSPFTVTDETPMEIVVDIFRKLGLRQCLVTHNGKLLGIITKKDVLKHIAQMANQDPDSILFN encoded by the exons GTTTGGAAGCTCTGGCCATGGATCAGAAGGGCTTTCGTCGGGGGAGCTTCCAGAGTGCCACCAGCGATGAGGATATGCTGGAAGTGGCTGGAGCATCCATGGATTTCTCCATGGGCGACGATGACCCACCACTCGACAGGGAGATGGGAG GCTTTTCCTCATATAATGGAGGAGGGATGAACGGCACGAGTGCCATGATGGATTTCCTGGAGGAGCCTCTTCCTGGCGTGGGCACCTACGAAGATTTTAACACCATAGACTGGGTGCGAGAGAAGTCCAGGGATCGagacaggcacagggag ATCACCAACAGAAGCAAGGAGTCCACCTGGGCCCTGCTGCACAGCGTGAGCGACGCCTTCTCTGGCTGGCTGTTGATGCTCCTCATTGGTTTGTTGGCAG GTTCCTTGGCAGGTCTGATCGACATTTCTGCCCACTGGATGACAGATCTGAAGGAAGGAGTGTGTTTGGCAGGGTTCTGGTTCAACCatgagcactgctgctggaaatcCAACACCACCTTCACCGACAGGGACAAGTGTCCTGAGTGGAAGAGCTGGTCCCAGCTTATCCTTGGCCATGGAGAG GGCGCCTTTGCATATATCCTCAACTACTTAATGTACGTTATCTGGGCCTTGATGTTCTCCCTCCTTGCTGTGCTCCTGGTGAAGGGCTTTGCTCCCTATGCCTGTGGCTCAGGGATCCCAGAG ATCAAAACTATCTTAAGTGGTTTCATCATTAGAGGCTACCTGGGCAAGTGGACGCTGGTCATCAAAACCATCaccctggtgctggctgtgtcctcggggctgagcctgggcaaggaggggCCCCTGGTCCACGTggcctgctgctgtgggaacatCCTGTGCCACCTCTTCACCAAGTACCGCAAGAACGAGGCCAAGCGCAGGGAG gtgctgtcagcagctgctgccgcCGGTGTGTCTGTGGCTTTTGGAGCTCCCATTGGAGGAGTGCTCTTCAGCCTAGAGGAG GTGAGTTACTACTTCCCTCTGAAGACCCTCTGGCGTTCCTTCTTCGCCGCGCTGGTCGCTGCCTTCACCCTGCGCTCCATCAACCCCTTCGGCAACAGCCGCCTCGTGCTCTTCTACGTGGAGTTCCACATGCCATGGcatctgctggagctggtgccCTTCATCCTGCTGGGAATATTTGGTGGGCTCTGGGGAGCTTTCTTCATCCGCAGCAACATTGCCTGGTGCAGGCGGCGCAAGACGACGCGTCTGGGCAAGTACCCGGTTCTGGAGGTGATCGTGGTGACGGCCATCACGGCCATCCTGGCCTTCCCCAACGAGTACACCAGGATGAGCACCAGCGAGCTGATCTCGGAGCTCTTCAACGACTGTGGGATTTTGGACTCGTCCAAGCTCTGCGAGTACGTGAACGATTTCAACAGCACCAAGGGGGACGACCTGCCTGAccgcgccgccggccccggcgTGTACACGGCCATGTGGCAGCTGGCACTGGCCCTCATCATGAAGGTCTTCATCACAATCTTCACCTTTGGCATGAAG GTGCCCTCGGGGCTCTTCATCCCCAGCATGGCCGTGGGGGCCATTGCGGGCCGGCTGCTGGGGGTGGCCGTGGAGCAGCTGGCCTTCTACCACCACGACTGGGCCATCTTCAGCGGCTGGTGCAGCCAGGGCGCCGACTGCATCACCCCTGGCCTCTATGCCATGGTGGGCGCCGCCGCCTGTCTGG GGGGGGTGACCCGGATGACCGTGTCGCTGGTGGTCATCATGTTCGAGCTCACCGGGGGGCTGGAGTACATCGTGCCCCTGATGGCAGCAGCCATGACCAGCAAGTGGGTGGCCGACGCCATCGGCCGCGAGGGCATCTACGACGCCCACATCCGCCTGAACGGCTACCCCTTCCTGGAGGCCAAGGAGGAGTTCTCGCACAAGACACGGGCCATGGACGTGATGCGGCCGCGCAAGAACGACCCTCCCCTGACGGTCATCACGCAGGACACCATGACCGTGGAGGACGTGGAGACCATCGTCACCAGCACCACCTACAGCGGCTACCCCGTGGTGGTGTCCCGGGCGTCCCAGCGCCTGGTGGGGTTTGTCCTCAGGAGAGACCTCATCATTTCCATCG aaaACGCCCGGAAGAAACAGGATGGGATCGTGAGCACCTCAATTATTTGTTTCACTGACTACTGTCCCCCCCTGCCTCCGAGCTCCCCGTCTGTGCTGAAGCTCAGGAGCATCCTGGACCTCAGTCCCTTCACGGTGACAGACGAGACACCCATGGAGATCGTGGTGGACATTTTCCGCAAGCTGGGGTTGCGCCAGTGCCTGGTCACTCACAACGG gaaGCTGCTGGGGATCATTACCAAAAAGGATGTACTAAAGCACATTGCACAGATGGCCAACCAGGACCCTGATTCCATCCTCTTCAACTAG
- the LOC119712932 gene encoding H(+)/Cl(-) exchange transporter 5 isoform X1 encodes MDQKGFRRGSFQSATSDEDMLEVAGASMDFSMGDDDPPLDREMGGFSSYNGGGMNGTSAMMDFLEEPLPGVGTYEDFNTIDWVREKSRDRDRHREITNRSKESTWALLHSVSDAFSGWLLMLLIGLLAGSLAGLIDISAHWMTDLKEGVCLAGFWFNHEHCCWKSNTTFTDRDKCPEWKSWSQLILGHGEGAFAYILNYLMYVIWALMFSLLAVLLVKGFAPYACGSGIPEIKTILSGFIIRGYLGKWTLVIKTITLVLAVSSGLSLGKEGPLVHVACCCGNILCHLFTKYRKNEAKRREVLSAAAAAGVSVAFGAPIGGVLFSLEEVSYYFPLKTLWRSFFAALVAAFTLRSINPFGNSRLVLFYVEFHMPWHLLELVPFILLGIFGGLWGAFFIRSNIAWCRRRKTTRLGKYPVLEVIVVTAITAILAFPNEYTRMSTSELISELFNDCGILDSSKLCEYVNDFNSTKGDDLPDRAAGPGVYTAMWQLALALIMKVFITIFTFGMKVPSGLFIPSMAVGAIAGRLLGVAVEQLAFYHHDWAIFSGWCSQGADCITPGLYAMVGAAACLGGVTRMTVSLVVIMFELTGGLEYIVPLMAAAMTSKWVADAIGREGIYDAHIRLNGYPFLEAKEEFSHKTRAMDVMRPRKNDPPLTVITQDTMTVEDVETIVTSTTYSGYPVVVSRASQRLVGFVLRRDLIISIENARKKQDGIVSTSIICFTDYCPPLPPSSPSVLKLRSILDLSPFTVTDETPMEIVVDIFRKLGLRQCLVTHNGKLLGIITKKDVLKHIAQMANQDPDSILFN; translated from the exons ATGGATCAGAAGGGCTTTCGTCGGGGGAGCTTCCAGAGTGCCACCAGCGATGAGGATATGCTGGAAGTGGCTGGAGCATCCATGGATTTCTCCATGGGCGACGATGACCCACCACTCGACAGGGAGATGGGAG GCTTTTCCTCATATAATGGAGGAGGGATGAACGGCACGAGTGCCATGATGGATTTCCTGGAGGAGCCTCTTCCTGGCGTGGGCACCTACGAAGATTTTAACACCATAGACTGGGTGCGAGAGAAGTCCAGGGATCGagacaggcacagggag ATCACCAACAGAAGCAAGGAGTCCACCTGGGCCCTGCTGCACAGCGTGAGCGACGCCTTCTCTGGCTGGCTGTTGATGCTCCTCATTGGTTTGTTGGCAG GTTCCTTGGCAGGTCTGATCGACATTTCTGCCCACTGGATGACAGATCTGAAGGAAGGAGTGTGTTTGGCAGGGTTCTGGTTCAACCatgagcactgctgctggaaatcCAACACCACCTTCACCGACAGGGACAAGTGTCCTGAGTGGAAGAGCTGGTCCCAGCTTATCCTTGGCCATGGAGAG GGCGCCTTTGCATATATCCTCAACTACTTAATGTACGTTATCTGGGCCTTGATGTTCTCCCTCCTTGCTGTGCTCCTGGTGAAGGGCTTTGCTCCCTATGCCTGTGGCTCAGGGATCCCAGAG ATCAAAACTATCTTAAGTGGTTTCATCATTAGAGGCTACCTGGGCAAGTGGACGCTGGTCATCAAAACCATCaccctggtgctggctgtgtcctcggggctgagcctgggcaaggaggggCCCCTGGTCCACGTggcctgctgctgtgggaacatCCTGTGCCACCTCTTCACCAAGTACCGCAAGAACGAGGCCAAGCGCAGGGAG gtgctgtcagcagctgctgccgcCGGTGTGTCTGTGGCTTTTGGAGCTCCCATTGGAGGAGTGCTCTTCAGCCTAGAGGAG GTGAGTTACTACTTCCCTCTGAAGACCCTCTGGCGTTCCTTCTTCGCCGCGCTGGTCGCTGCCTTCACCCTGCGCTCCATCAACCCCTTCGGCAACAGCCGCCTCGTGCTCTTCTACGTGGAGTTCCACATGCCATGGcatctgctggagctggtgccCTTCATCCTGCTGGGAATATTTGGTGGGCTCTGGGGAGCTTTCTTCATCCGCAGCAACATTGCCTGGTGCAGGCGGCGCAAGACGACGCGTCTGGGCAAGTACCCGGTTCTGGAGGTGATCGTGGTGACGGCCATCACGGCCATCCTGGCCTTCCCCAACGAGTACACCAGGATGAGCACCAGCGAGCTGATCTCGGAGCTCTTCAACGACTGTGGGATTTTGGACTCGTCCAAGCTCTGCGAGTACGTGAACGATTTCAACAGCACCAAGGGGGACGACCTGCCTGAccgcgccgccggccccggcgTGTACACGGCCATGTGGCAGCTGGCACTGGCCCTCATCATGAAGGTCTTCATCACAATCTTCACCTTTGGCATGAAG GTGCCCTCGGGGCTCTTCATCCCCAGCATGGCCGTGGGGGCCATTGCGGGCCGGCTGCTGGGGGTGGCCGTGGAGCAGCTGGCCTTCTACCACCACGACTGGGCCATCTTCAGCGGCTGGTGCAGCCAGGGCGCCGACTGCATCACCCCTGGCCTCTATGCCATGGTGGGCGCCGCCGCCTGTCTGG GGGGGGTGACCCGGATGACCGTGTCGCTGGTGGTCATCATGTTCGAGCTCACCGGGGGGCTGGAGTACATCGTGCCCCTGATGGCAGCAGCCATGACCAGCAAGTGGGTGGCCGACGCCATCGGCCGCGAGGGCATCTACGACGCCCACATCCGCCTGAACGGCTACCCCTTCCTGGAGGCCAAGGAGGAGTTCTCGCACAAGACACGGGCCATGGACGTGATGCGGCCGCGCAAGAACGACCCTCCCCTGACGGTCATCACGCAGGACACCATGACCGTGGAGGACGTGGAGACCATCGTCACCAGCACCACCTACAGCGGCTACCCCGTGGTGGTGTCCCGGGCGTCCCAGCGCCTGGTGGGGTTTGTCCTCAGGAGAGACCTCATCATTTCCATCG aaaACGCCCGGAAGAAACAGGATGGGATCGTGAGCACCTCAATTATTTGTTTCACTGACTACTGTCCCCCCCTGCCTCCGAGCTCCCCGTCTGTGCTGAAGCTCAGGAGCATCCTGGACCTCAGTCCCTTCACGGTGACAGACGAGACACCCATGGAGATCGTGGTGGACATTTTCCGCAAGCTGGGGTTGCGCCAGTGCCTGGTCACTCACAACGG gaaGCTGCTGGGGATCATTACCAAAAAGGATGTACTAAAGCACATTGCACAGATGGCCAACCAGGACCCTGATTCCATCCTCTTCAACTAG
- the LOC119712932 gene encoding H(+)/Cl(-) exchange transporter 5 isoform X4, whose amino-acid sequence MNGTSAMMDFLEEPLPGVGTYEDFNTIDWVREKSRDRDRHREITNRSKESTWALLHSVSDAFSGWLLMLLIGLLAGSLAGLIDISAHWMTDLKEGVCLAGFWFNHEHCCWKSNTTFTDRDKCPEWKSWSQLILGHGEGAFAYILNYLMYVIWALMFSLLAVLLVKGFAPYACGSGIPEIKTILSGFIIRGYLGKWTLVIKTITLVLAVSSGLSLGKEGPLVHVACCCGNILCHLFTKYRKNEAKRREVLSAAAAAGVSVAFGAPIGGVLFSLEEVSYYFPLKTLWRSFFAALVAAFTLRSINPFGNSRLVLFYVEFHMPWHLLELVPFILLGIFGGLWGAFFIRSNIAWCRRRKTTRLGKYPVLEVIVVTAITAILAFPNEYTRMSTSELISELFNDCGILDSSKLCEYVNDFNSTKGDDLPDRAAGPGVYTAMWQLALALIMKVFITIFTFGMKVPSGLFIPSMAVGAIAGRLLGVAVEQLAFYHHDWAIFSGWCSQGADCITPGLYAMVGAAACLGGVTRMTVSLVVIMFELTGGLEYIVPLMAAAMTSKWVADAIGREGIYDAHIRLNGYPFLEAKEEFSHKTRAMDVMRPRKNDPPLTVITQDTMTVEDVETIVTSTTYSGYPVVVSRASQRLVGFVLRRDLIISIENARKKQDGIVSTSIICFTDYCPPLPPSSPSVLKLRSILDLSPFTVTDETPMEIVVDIFRKLGLRQCLVTHNGKLLGIITKKDVLKHIAQMANQDPDSILFN is encoded by the exons ATGAACGGCACGAGTGCCATGATGGATTTCCTGGAGGAGCCTCTTCCTGGCGTGGGCACCTACGAAGATTTTAACACCATAGACTGGGTGCGAGAGAAGTCCAGGGATCGagacaggcacagggag ATCACCAACAGAAGCAAGGAGTCCACCTGGGCCCTGCTGCACAGCGTGAGCGACGCCTTCTCTGGCTGGCTGTTGATGCTCCTCATTGGTTTGTTGGCAG GTTCCTTGGCAGGTCTGATCGACATTTCTGCCCACTGGATGACAGATCTGAAGGAAGGAGTGTGTTTGGCAGGGTTCTGGTTCAACCatgagcactgctgctggaaatcCAACACCACCTTCACCGACAGGGACAAGTGTCCTGAGTGGAAGAGCTGGTCCCAGCTTATCCTTGGCCATGGAGAG GGCGCCTTTGCATATATCCTCAACTACTTAATGTACGTTATCTGGGCCTTGATGTTCTCCCTCCTTGCTGTGCTCCTGGTGAAGGGCTTTGCTCCCTATGCCTGTGGCTCAGGGATCCCAGAG ATCAAAACTATCTTAAGTGGTTTCATCATTAGAGGCTACCTGGGCAAGTGGACGCTGGTCATCAAAACCATCaccctggtgctggctgtgtcctcggggctgagcctgggcaaggaggggCCCCTGGTCCACGTggcctgctgctgtgggaacatCCTGTGCCACCTCTTCACCAAGTACCGCAAGAACGAGGCCAAGCGCAGGGAG gtgctgtcagcagctgctgccgcCGGTGTGTCTGTGGCTTTTGGAGCTCCCATTGGAGGAGTGCTCTTCAGCCTAGAGGAG GTGAGTTACTACTTCCCTCTGAAGACCCTCTGGCGTTCCTTCTTCGCCGCGCTGGTCGCTGCCTTCACCCTGCGCTCCATCAACCCCTTCGGCAACAGCCGCCTCGTGCTCTTCTACGTGGAGTTCCACATGCCATGGcatctgctggagctggtgccCTTCATCCTGCTGGGAATATTTGGTGGGCTCTGGGGAGCTTTCTTCATCCGCAGCAACATTGCCTGGTGCAGGCGGCGCAAGACGACGCGTCTGGGCAAGTACCCGGTTCTGGAGGTGATCGTGGTGACGGCCATCACGGCCATCCTGGCCTTCCCCAACGAGTACACCAGGATGAGCACCAGCGAGCTGATCTCGGAGCTCTTCAACGACTGTGGGATTTTGGACTCGTCCAAGCTCTGCGAGTACGTGAACGATTTCAACAGCACCAAGGGGGACGACCTGCCTGAccgcgccgccggccccggcgTGTACACGGCCATGTGGCAGCTGGCACTGGCCCTCATCATGAAGGTCTTCATCACAATCTTCACCTTTGGCATGAAG GTGCCCTCGGGGCTCTTCATCCCCAGCATGGCCGTGGGGGCCATTGCGGGCCGGCTGCTGGGGGTGGCCGTGGAGCAGCTGGCCTTCTACCACCACGACTGGGCCATCTTCAGCGGCTGGTGCAGCCAGGGCGCCGACTGCATCACCCCTGGCCTCTATGCCATGGTGGGCGCCGCCGCCTGTCTGG GGGGGGTGACCCGGATGACCGTGTCGCTGGTGGTCATCATGTTCGAGCTCACCGGGGGGCTGGAGTACATCGTGCCCCTGATGGCAGCAGCCATGACCAGCAAGTGGGTGGCCGACGCCATCGGCCGCGAGGGCATCTACGACGCCCACATCCGCCTGAACGGCTACCCCTTCCTGGAGGCCAAGGAGGAGTTCTCGCACAAGACACGGGCCATGGACGTGATGCGGCCGCGCAAGAACGACCCTCCCCTGACGGTCATCACGCAGGACACCATGACCGTGGAGGACGTGGAGACCATCGTCACCAGCACCACCTACAGCGGCTACCCCGTGGTGGTGTCCCGGGCGTCCCAGCGCCTGGTGGGGTTTGTCCTCAGGAGAGACCTCATCATTTCCATCG aaaACGCCCGGAAGAAACAGGATGGGATCGTGAGCACCTCAATTATTTGTTTCACTGACTACTGTCCCCCCCTGCCTCCGAGCTCCCCGTCTGTGCTGAAGCTCAGGAGCATCCTGGACCTCAGTCCCTTCACGGTGACAGACGAGACACCCATGGAGATCGTGGTGGACATTTTCCGCAAGCTGGGGTTGCGCCAGTGCCTGGTCACTCACAACGG gaaGCTGCTGGGGATCATTACCAAAAAGGATGTACTAAAGCACATTGCACAGATGGCCAACCAGGACCCTGATTCCATCCTCTTCAACTAG